The sequence CACAAGACCGGCCAGCGCGTCGTGCCCGCACCGGAAGTCAACAGGACGCACAGCAAGCACAATCCGCAGTCCCTGCGCCGGAATGATCATGCGCCGCGCTCGATCGCAGTCACGATCTCCGCGATCCGCACCGCCGACACGTCCGCATCCAGGCGGACCGAAACCTTGCCAATCGTAATCTCGACGGGCCCCTCGCTCTTGCCTGACGCCACTGGATCGCTCAGCTCGATCGACACGAAATCCGCCGCGTCGTCCGTGACCAATGCGAGCCGGCCAGCACGCGCCAATCTGCGCCACCTCGTCAACTGCTGGGCCTTCACACCATAACGCCGTGCGACATCACATACCCGGGCGTCGGGCTTCATGCTCTCGAAAACAGCGCGCCCCTTGATCTCCGCAGACCATAACCGGCCTCCAGAACGCGTCCGGCGCGTAAGCTTCCCTACAAAGCCATCAGCTTCGGCTTCCTCCCCCGATTGTTCCATCGCCTTCAGTCTCCTCTTGGCTCTCTGACCAGCCAAGAATCGCAGAGCGAAAGCCGAAGCGAAACCAATCAATCAAATGGGAGAAAAGCTCCGCTTACGGCCAGACCGGGGCCGCCTACGGCGAGAAGACCCCCGAGCGCCTGGCCCAGCGCAACGGCTACCGCGACCGGACCTGGGAGACCCGTGCCGGCGCGGTCGAGCTTCGCATCCCCAAGCTGCGCAAGGGCTCCTACTTTCCCGGCTTTCTGGAGCCGCGCCACATGGCCGAGAAGGCGCTCACCGCCGTGGTGCAGGAAGCCTATGTGCAAGGCGTCTCGACCCGCTCGGTCGACGATCTGGTGCAGGCGATGGGCATGAGCGGCATCTCCAAGAGCCAGGTGAGCCGGCTCTGCGCCGAGATCGACGACAAGGTGAAGGCGTTCCTCGCTCGTCCGATCGAGGGCGACTGGCCGTACCTGTGGATCGACGCCACCTATGTGAAGCTGCGCCAGAACGGGCGCATCGTGTCGGTCGCAGTGATCGTCGCGGTCGGCGTCAACAGTGATGGCCGGCGCGAGGTTCTCGGTATGGATATCGGTCCCTCAGAGGCTGAGACATTCTGGACCGCGTTCCTGCGCAAGCTCGCCCGCCGCGGTCTGCGCGGCGTCAAGCTGGTCGTCTCCGACGCCCACGAGGGCATCAAGGCCACCGTGGCCAAGGTGCTCAATGCCTCCTGGCAGCGTTGCCGGGTGCACTTCATGCGCAACGCGCTGGCCCATGCCGGCAAGAGCGGCCGCCGCGTCGTCTCCGCCTTCATCGCCACCGCGTTTGCCCAGGACGATGCCGAGGCCGCTAAAATGCAGTGGCGCAAGGTCTCCGACCAACTCCGTCCCAAGCTGCCCAAGCTTGCCGGCTTCCTCGACGAGGCCGAGACCGATGTGCTGGCCTATATGACGTTCCCGCCGCAGCACCGCACCAAGCTGCACTCCACGGATGAGATGGACAAGCGATTTCTTCGGGGCCGAGACGACGACTGCGGAGATTGCTGTAAGTCCATTCTTTTGTTCGGCTGCGCTGCGGGCCATTCTTCCGTCCCGGCCACCAATCTCGCAGCCGCCGCGCGCCGGGGCGGTCAAGGCTGCCGCGTCTGCGGCCACCGCAAGGCTTGGCCTTGACCGGCCCGAGCACGGCGGCACACTGGCAGTGGAACGGGACTGCATTCCTGGCTAGAATTTGCCATCAGCCGCGATTATGGTTGTTGGGCGCGGGCGACCTCATGGCGAAGCGTGACGCGTGGCTGCAAGCGTCACCGGACTGCCTATTTTGTCCTGCCGAACTGAGGCGCTCGCGCGCCACTTTTTGGGTGCCGCGACTTCCATTGCGACACGAATCGTTCGTAGCTTTGCTCGGCCTGGGCGGCAATCAACATCTCGCGGTCGCGCAGCGACTTGATGTTGTAGGCATAGGCTGGTCCACGGCGGCTCCCTTT is a genomic window of Bradyrhizobium elkanii USDA 76 containing:
- a CDS encoding transposase is translated as MEQSGEEAEADGFVGKLTRRTRSGGRLWSAEIKGRAVFESMKPDARVCDVARRYGVKAQQLTRWRRLARAGRLALVTDDAADFVSIELSDPVASGKSEGPVEITIGKVSVRLDADVSAVRIAEIVTAIERGA